In one Lycorma delicatula isolate Av1 chromosome 5, ASM4794821v1, whole genome shotgun sequence genomic region, the following are encoded:
- the LOC142325157 gene encoding uncharacterized protein LOC142325157, whose product MEPSLNDKDHGHPLNLKVIGATSFDSLLISWSAPKDCEVTAFDIYINDELLERVRDPDARKALLHPLIMQEEILITVCALDKCGVHVFCDEICIPPVSVPYITLHNTPVLPTVSSTPQLEALAQPGSSTQPESSTQLESSTQPESSPQPGSSTQPESSTPSGSSPKSGTPRQSGSSTPSGSSPKPGTPRQSGSSILSGSSPKPGIPRQSGSSTSSRTKI is encoded by the exons atggagccaagtctg AATGATAAAGATCACGGTCATCCATTAAATCTAAAAGTAATTGGAGCTACTTCATTTGATTCATTGTTGATCTCTTGGAGTGCACCAAAAGATTGTGAGGTCACTGCATTTGAT atatatataaatgatgaacTTCTTGAAAGAGTGCGGGATCCAGATGCCAGAAAAGCCCTTCTTCATCCCCTTATTATGCAAGAAGAGATTCTAATCACTGTATGTGCCTTAGATAAATGCGGTGTTCATGTGTTTTGTGATGAAATTTGTATCCCACCAGTGTCAGTACCATATATCACATTACATAACACTCCAGTATTACCAACAGTGTCAAGTACCCCACAACTTGAAGCACTCGCACAACCTGGGTCATCCACACAACCTGAGTCATCCACACAACTTGAGTCATCCACACAACCTGAGTCATCCCCACAACCTGGATCATCTACACAACCTGAGTCATCCACACCGTCTGGGTCATCCCCAAAATCTGGGACACCCAGACAATCTGGATCATCCACACCGTCTGGGTCATCCCCAAAACCTGGGACACCCAGACAATCTGGATCATCCATACTGTCTGGGTCATCCCCAAAACCTGGGATACCCAGACAATCTGGATCATCCACATCATCTAGGACTAAAATTTAG